GCAATGTGCGACTGGTTGACGCGCACATTGTGATCGAGCGCCCGACGGGCGGCGTGTGGAACTACGACCGCATCTTCCCCACGGATTCGGAGACGCCCACGGACAGCGCGCCCGGCTTTGGTGATTGGATCGTGCTGAACGATGTCACGGTGCAGCGCTCTCGCCTCACTGTACGGATACCCTGGACCCCGGACGACGGGCTGCGAGGTGCCGCGCGGGACAGCGCCATCGCCGTCGCACTCGCGGGGAAGGAGCGGGCGGTCGTCGCGCGTGCCACCACCGGCGGCGGCTGGCAGGCCACGCAAGACTTTCTGGACATCAACGGACGTCTGCCCTTGGTGCGCATCGCGCATCCCGAGTTTACAACACGACTGATCCGCACCGACTCGCTCAGCATGCGGGCGCTGCCGTTTGCGCCCCCCGGCGCGGACGTGCGCCAGCTCTCCGGGGCGTTCGAACTCAATACCGATTCGGTGTGGTTCCAGAATGTCACACTCACACTACCGGCGTCGCGGGCGCAGCTGAGCGGTCGATACGTGATCGAGAATGGCGATCTATCGCTCCGTACCATCGGCGCGCCAATCGCATTGTCCGATATTCGCTTTCTGTATCCGGCCCTTCCAGACAGTGGCGAAGGCCGCATCGATCTCTCGCTCGACTGGACCGGCGATGTGCAGCGCTACAAGGCGCGAGATCTTGACCTTTCCGCGCTCGGGGGGCGCGTGCGCGGCACCCTTGGCATCACGGTTGGCGATACCCTTCGCTTTGCGGACACGGCACTTGAGTTCGTCACGCTTCCCACCTCGCTCATCGAGCGCCTTTCACCAGCGCTCGACCTACCGCGATCAGGCACCATCAGCGGTCGCGCGTCGCTCGACGGCACCGCGACCGCGATGACCGTGGATGGTGACATCATCTTTGATGATGAACGCTCGGGACGAAGCCGTGTGTATGCGTTTGGTGAGCTTGGCGCAGCAAACGGCGTCTTCTCGGCGCGCAATCTTCGCGTGACGTTGGCACCGCTCCAAGTCGACCTGGCTCGCATCGCGATGTCGACTTTGCCGGTGGGCGGCACGCTCACCGGCAGCACGACGCTCAACGGACAGACCGACCGGCGGCTCGATGCGCGCAGCATCGTGCTCACGCACCTCGACCGGGGTGAGCGATCCCGCGTGGTGGGTAAGGCCGCGTTCCGAATGGCTTCGACCTCCTCGCCGACCTGGCTTGATGCGCAGCTCACGGCGCGTCCGCTCTCGCTGGTGACCGTCGGGCGCTTCGCTCCAGCGGCGGGGCTTCGCGGGGCCGTGGCAGGGCCACTGCGCGCCATCGGACCGCTCAGCGCACTCGTCATCAACACGACGCTGCGCACGTCGGACGGAGGCGGTGTGAGCGCGAGCGGACAGCTGGATCTGGCCAGCGCCGAGCTTGGCTATTCCCTCAACGTCGCCACCCAGCTCTTCAACGCCAACGAATTGCTCGAGCAGGCTCCACGCACGTCGTTCAGCGCCGAGATGCAGGCGCGCGGTCGCGGCGTCGACCCGGCAACGATGCGCGGCGAGTTTGCGGTGGACGCGGTGGCCTCGCGCGTCGATACGGTCGCACTCGACTCGCTTCGACTGCGCCTCCGCATCTCTAGCGGCCTGGCGACTTTGGACACGCTGACCCTGAACGCGCCCGGTGTCGCGGCGGATGCCACGGGAACGTTTGGACTCTCACGCACGTCCACCGGAGATCTTCGCTACGCGGCGCGGGTTGACTCCTTGGCCCGTTTGTCCCGGTATTTCCCCCGCGACACGACCGAGGTATTCCCACGGCCACTTTCCACCGCCGAGCGCCTGCGCCGCGCCCGAATGGATTCGTCCCGGGTGGCGATGCAGCTCGCCGTCGCGCGCGCCGCCGGCGTTGAACGGCCGGCCTCGCCGGTCGTGATCGACTCGTTGCCCAATCAGCGTCGGGACACGCTCGCGGGATCGCTGTCGGCATCCGGTCGGGTGACCGGCGGGCTGAACGGCTTCGATCTCACCGGCATGCTCGAGGGGTTGGGAATCGTGGCGATGGGAAGCCGCGTGCAGCGCTTACAGTCGGAGTACACGTGGCAAGGCGCCCTCACCGACAGCGCGCACATCCGACTCCGGGCCAATGCCGATACGGTCGTCGCGGCCGGATTCTCGCTCGACAGCGTGGTGGTCCGGGGCGACTACCAAGCTCCGGGAGGGAATGCACAGGTCGCGGTGTTTCAAAGTAGCGATCGGGACTACACGCTCAATGCACTCTACGCCATTCGTCCCGATCAGCGCGAGATCACCTTCAACGACCTGCGGTTGCGCTTCGATACGACGCGCTGGAGTGCGGCGGCGCCCGGCACGATCCGGTGGGGCCAGCCGGGTATTGAGATCGACAGCCTTGATCTCCGCAGCAACACGAACGGTCGGGTGTTCGCGAATGGCATCGTGCCTACCGACGGCATCGCTGATCTACGCCTCATCGTGCAGAACTTCCAGGTTGGCGATCTGCTCGGACTCGTGCAGAGTGATCTCGAAGCAAACGGCGTCATCGGTATCGATACCCGCATCACGGGGTCGGGGCGCAGTCCGCGCATCGTGGGCACAGCCAGTATTGCGCGCGGCACCTATCGAGGCACGCCAGTGCCCGACCTGCGGAGCAGCTACGATTATGCCGATCGTGTTGCGCAGATCGATGCGCAGCTGACCGATTCAGTGCGGGGCGACCTCCGGCCTCTGGCAACCGCGACTGCGCGACTGCCGCTTGATCTGGCATTTAGCGGCGTGGAAGGGACACGCATGCTCGAGGGTGCGGCTACCGGCGAGCTTCGCGCCGACAGCCTGCCGCTCGATCTGCTATCACGCGTAACCGACGCGGTCGCGAACGTGCGCGGGGACGTGAACGGCCAGGCACAGCTGCGTGGGACGCTGCGCGAGCCCGACTTCACGGGTGCTTTGGCACTCCGCAACGGCCGTACCGACGTCGTCGCGCTCGGCATCACACTCGACCGCATGCAAGGGTCGCTGAGGCTGGACGGCGACAGCGTCGTGATCGACTCGCTGACGGCCGATAGTCACGGCCGCATCGCGGTGTCCGGTGGCATCGGTGTCAAGGACGTGGCCTCGCCGAGCTTCGACCTGCGCATGAGGGCAGAGCGCGCGCGCATTCTGGACAACGAGCAAGGGCGTGCCAGCGCCGATGCCGACGTCACCATGCACGGGCCGTTCAATGATGTATTCGTGCAAGGTCGCGCGCGCATCCGTGAAGGCGTGTTCTACATACCGAAACCGGATAACAGCGAAGTCATCAATGCCGGCGATCCAGCGGTGTTCGCGGTCATCGACACCAACGACGTCCGTCAACGTGATCTCGTGCTCGCACCGTCGCCGCTTCTGGCGAACATGCGCATGGACCTTGGGTTGACGGTGGATCGCGATACCTGGGTTCGCTCGCAAGAAGCGAACATCGAGATCTACAGCGAAGACGATCTTCGCATCACGGTTGACCGACGCCGGCAGGCGCTGGCGCTCGACGGCATCGTCAATACCGACCGCGGCGAGTACGAATTTCTCAGCAAGCGCTTCCAGGTGAAGCGCGGCGCTGTGCAGTTCATCGGCACGCAGGACATCAATCCACTACTGCAGATCACGGCGGAATATCAGGTGCAGCAACCGTCGCAACAGGCGATCGATATTCGTGTGCTCATCGGCGGTACGCTGCTCTCGCCGCGGCTCTCGCTGGAGAGCGACGCCCAGCCGCCGATCTCGCAGAGCGACCTGCTCAGCTACCTCGCCTTCGGCAGCGAGTCCGGGTCACTCCTGCAGTTTGGCGGCTCCAGTTTGTCTGGCGGGTCCAGCGGCGGAGGACTGGTCGGCACCAGCGCCGCACTGGCCACTCGTCAGCTGACCGGCGTCGCACTCGGCACCATTGTCGGCGAACTGGAGGGACAGGCGGCGCGCTCGCTCGGTGCAGACGTGTTCAACATCACACCGTCCAATATTCCGACGGAACTCGCGAGCGGAAATTTCGGCGCACTCACGACCTTCCTGAAAGGCACGCAACTCGAGTTCGGCAAGTACCTCACGACGCGCACGTTCGTCGGGTTGCAGTTGCAAGCGACGACGACACCTGGCTTTCGTGTGCAACACCAACTCAGCCGCAATCCCGGACTCTCCGTAGAGTCGACGTTTCAGCCGCGCTTCTTTCTGCCAGAGCCGTCGCTCTCCACGCAAGAGATTACGAAAGCGAATGCGTTCGGTCTTTTTCTGGTGCGTCGCTGGCGCTTTTAAACATCTGGATTGCGCTCGATATGCGCGTAGCGCACAAATGTGCACACGCGTGGCACTGTTGCTGCACCGGGGAGTTGTCACACGCCGCCCGGAGAATCACACATGCAGCACGACGATGTAGAAGTTCGACTGGATCGACAGAGGGAAGGGACGGCGCCGCTCATCGATGGGCGCATCGACGACCGGCACGAGGCACCGCTCGGGGCGCTGCTCAAGCAGCTTACGGGCGACACCGCGGAATTACTGCGGCAGGAGTTGGAGTTGGCAAAGTCTGAGCTCCGTGAAACCGGCACGCGACTCGTGCGCGACGCGACGAAGGTCGGGGTCGCAACTGGGCTGGCAATGATGGGCGGACTGGCGCTCACGACGTCGTTGATCGTCGGACTCGGCGTCGCACTCAACGGCAACTACTGGCTGTCGGCGCTCATCGTCGGCGTGGTTGCCTTCGGTGTCGGCTACGCCATGGTGAAGAGCGCGATGCGGGATCTCACCGCCCCCGGACTGGCGCCGAAGGAGACGATCGCCTCGCTCAAAGCAGACCAGCACTGGGCGAAGGGCGAAATGCGCGACCTGAAGCATGAACTCACCGATGAGACTGTTCCCCCACACGTTCGACGCTAAGGAGGTACCATGTCCGAGCATGATATGAATTTTTCGAGTAACGAGGCTGCGAGTGGTGCGAGCAACGCGGATGCCGTGAACACCGCACCGAAGGCGATAGCGCAGAAGCTCGGCGCACAGACTCGCAGAGTCGTCGCTGACGTACAGCAGAACGCCACGCAACAGGTTCAGACCGGCATCGACGGCGGCATGCAGCGCGCCGCCGGAGCGCTCAAAGGCGTCGCCGATTCGCTGACGAACGGCAGCGCCATCGATGATGTCGGCGCTGGCCGGTACGTGCGTCAGGCCGGCGAACAGGTTCGTCGCGCCGCCGAGTATCTGGAGAAGTCGGATGTCAAGCAGCTTGCCCGCGATACGGAATCGTTCGCGCGCAGGCAGCCCGCGGCGTTTCTCGGTGGTGCCTTTGTACTCGGCGTAGTTGCCGCGCGGCTCTTCAAGAGTTCACAGCGCGCTGACGGACAATCCGACGAAGGATTCAGCGCCTCCCGCACGCCCGAGCCGTTTCCGATCGTAGCCGGGGACGCTGAGTTTACCTCCGATCGCGGACCCGAGCGTGGTGGATGGTACGCCGCAGAGACGCCGATGGACAGCTATCGGGAGCCGCTTCCGCCGAGCCGTGGAGAGCGGCCATGACGTCGGCCGACATGATGACGGGCGACGAGGAGTCGCGCGAAGTTCGTCGCGACCTGAAAAGCGAGTCGTCGAGCGACACGCAGACCATGCGTGAGGAGATTGCGTCAACGCGCATGCGCATGAGCGACACCCTTGATGAGATCGGCGAGCGCCTCAATCCGCAGACGATCAAGGACAACGTGAAGGATTCCATCAGAGAAGCCACCATCGGGAGGGTCAACGACATGGCACGAAATGCGACGGACAGCATCCAACGAAGCACCAGCGGCATCGCCAACGTGGTGCGTGACAACCCGATTCCGGCGGCCATGATCGCCATCGGCCTTGGCTGGATGTTCTTCAACGGAGGAAAGTCCGACGATGCGAGTCGCGCTCCACACGCGATGGCCTCACGCGGGCAGGACAACCCGACGGGCGTGAGCGCCGGTATCAAGAACACCGCCAGCGATGTGGCAGCGAGCGTCAAGGACAAGACGGGGGAGCTGGCCGACAGCGTGAAGGAGCGCGCGCAGCATCTTGCGTCGACGGTGGCCGAAACAACTCGACGCGGGCAGGGACGGGTCGAAGAGACCTACCGCGCGAATCCGCTGGCCCTGGGCGCGGTGGCCGTGGCCGCCGGCCTCGCCGTCGGTCTCGCTGCACCCGCCACGGATCGCGAGCGCCGAATGCTGGGCGGAGAAATGCCAACGTTCATGTAAGGCGGAAAGTGCAAACGGAGGGGTGACGAACTGGAGCGCATCAGCGATTCTTCTTCCATGCTCCTCAGTCAGCCATCCGTGCCGCAACTCGCTGCGATCGCCGCCATCTCCGCCGTGGGTAGCGCCGTGAACTCCATCGCGGGCGGCGGCACGTTGCTCACCTTTCCCGCGCTGCTGGCGTTGGGGGTGCCGCCGGTGTCGGCCAACGCCACGAGCACCCTCGCGCTTTGGCCCGGCTCACTGGCGAGCATGTGGGGCTATCGACGCGAGCTGGTGGGGGCCGAGCGCTGGGCGCTGCGGCTCGCGATCCCGAGCATTCTGGGCGGCGGTATCGGCGCGGCGCTGTTGCTGGCCACCACCGACGAGCAGTTTCGCGCGTTGGTGCCGTGGCTGGTATTTGGCGCGACGGTGTTGTTCGCCGTGCAGGGGCCCGTCATGAAGCGGCTACGTGCGCGCGCGAGCGCGACACCGACGGGAGTGATCGCACGCCCAATCAATCCGACCACCGGCATGCTCATCGCGCAATTCGCGGTCGGTATCTACGGCGGGTACTTCGGCGCCGGCGCCGGCATCGTGATGCTGGCGGTGTTCGGTTTGATGGGGCTCACGAACATCCACCAGATGAACGGCCTCAAGAACTTCAATGGCATTTGCTTTAACGGCATCGCCGCGATCACCTTCGCCATCATGGGGCAGGTGAACTGGCCGATCGGTGTGGTGATGGCCGTGGGCTCGAGCGCGGGTGGCTACCTGATGTCGGGCCTCGCGCAGAAGGTGCCGCAGGCCTGGGTGCGCAATGCCGTGACGGCCATCGGTTTCGCCAGCGCGATCTGGCTCTTCGCCTCGAAGAGCTGAGATCGCGCCGGCGACGCCGACGCCCGCGCCAACGCACGCTACTTCACGGAAATCTGCTTGATCATGCCGTGGGCGAGATGCGGCTTCCCGTCTTTCATGTCGGGCGTGAAGCACATGAAGGCGAACTCGCCCTTCGGCACATCGACCTGCAGATAGACCACATCACCCGGCACGATGTCGGTGATGCCGCCCATCGGCTTGCCCGGCGGTGCGCCCACCGGATTCTCGGCGAACTTCGCCATGTCCATCGGTGTCTTGCCCGGCATCAGCTGCGCCATGAAGAACTCGTGCGGTTGCTTCCCCGTATTGCGCACGGCGATCACATGCTTGCCCGGCGCCAGCGGCTTCGAGAAGGCGAGGTCGTAGTCAGACAGCGTGAGCGTGATGTCGGCCACCGGTGCGGCGGCTTTCCGCGCCGTGGGTGTGACCGTGAGCGCTTTCATCATGCCCTTCATGACGTGCGGCGGTCCACCCGGGCTCGGGATCACGCACAGTGCAACGTAGTCGCCCGCTTCGAGGTTGCTGGTGAAGACCGTTTCATCGCCCGGCGCCGGAGCGTTCGGTCCGCCGACCGGCTTCATCCACTTCGGCGGCGGTCCACCGGCTTTGAAGAAGGCGAGCACATCGTCGGGCTTCTTGCCCTTCTCGACCTTCACGAGATAGACGTGGTGCAGTTCCTTGCCCTTGTTCGAGAAGCGAATCGTCGTGAGTCCGGCCGGCACAGTCGCCGGCATGTCGAACGCGTAGTCCGACGCGACCACGGAAATGACATTGGCACCAGGCAGCGACGCAAAGCGGGCGGCGAAGCGCGACGCGGTTGCGGGCTTCGCGGCGGGCTGCGCGCCGAGCAGCGCGGCAGACATGACCGACGCGGCCGCCGCCAGCATGCCGGGCGTACGACGATTCATAAGCGAACGTTTCTGCATGATGACTCCTGATACGAATTTCTGAGGGTGGTGGATTGGCACTGCGGTACACACGATGGTGAAGAGTCGTACGGCCGGCTCCCGGATCCGGGTTTCAAGCGAAGAGGTTGACCTCGACAGGCTGCACGATGTCCACCGTCTCCACGCGCAGCGTGAGTGACGAGACGGTGATGCGCGGGATACGACGCAACTGACGGTGTCCGATGGTGGTACCGCTCGCCAACAGCTGCGGGCGACTGCCGGTCGTGGACACGCTCCACGACGACACGCGCTGTCCCTGCGAGATGGGCTCACGCATATCAAGCAGCGAGACCGATTGCGGCGCGCGCAATTGAATCGTGCGAACGCCGGCGCGGGCGCCGTCCGTGCGCCATGCGCTGTGGCGCACCGAGAGCGGGTGCGCGAACAGCGACGCGAGCGACGCACGCATGGCGGCCAGTCGCGCGACATCCACGTCGTGCACCAGTCCATCGCGCGTGGGAGGCACGTTCAACAACAGCTTGGAGTTCCGGCCGACGCTCGTGAAGTAGAGCTGCACGAGATCCTCGACACTCTTCACCGTGGCGTCCTCGGCCGGATGATAGAACCAGCCTGGCCGGATGGACACATCAGTTTCGCTCGGTCGCCACACCGACCCATCGGGATGCCCGTGCTGCAACGATGCGATCACATCATCGCCGCTCGCCCCGATATACGGCACCGACTCCGGCCGGATCGTGCTCCAATGCGTTTCACCCGCGACGCCGCGCTCGTTGCCGATCCATCGCACATCGGGGCCGGCATCGGAGAACATGATCGCGCCAGGTTGCAGCTTGCGCACCAGCGCCCACGTGCGCGGCCAGTCATACGACTGGCGTTTGCCGTTCGGCCCTTCGCCGTTCGCGCCATCAAACCACACTTCGTGCAACGCACCGTAGCGCGTGAGCAGTTCGGTGAGCTGCGCCATGTACACATTGTTGTAGCGCGCGGAATCGCCGTAGGCGGGATGGTTGCGATCCCACGGCGAGCAGTACAGTCCGGGCTTCACGCCTTCGATGCGGCAGGCATCGACGAACTCGCGCACCACATCGCCGGAACCACTTCGCCACGGGCTCGACGCGACCGAGTGCGTCGTGGTGGCCGTCGGCCACAAACAGAAACCGTCGTGATGCTTGGCGGTGAGCACCATCGACTTTGCGCCCGCCGCCTTCGCCGCGCGCACCCACTGCCGCGCATCCAGTCGCGTGGGATTGAAGATCGACGGCGATTCGGTGCCATCACCCCACTCGCGGTCGGTGAACGTATTCACGCCGAAGTGCACGAAGACGGCGAACTCGTCGCGCTGCCACGCGAGTTGCGGCGGCGTAGGACGCGGTCGCGACTGGAGGCCGAGCGAGGGCACCGCACCGAGGCGACCGATCGCCGCAGCGGCCGTGAGCTGGGTCAGAAAGTGTCGACGACTGAGAGACATGTCTGCGCGAGAAAAGAGTCGAACTACTCGCGCAAAACATGCGGCGGTCAGTGCCCTGGCGCGAGCACGTCGGCGCGCGGCGCGACCCAAGGTGGAATCCACTTCCCGGTCAGCGGGCAGCCGGTTCCCGGCGCCACCGACAGCCCGGCAAATCCGCCTCCACCGATGCCGAACCTCGCGTCGGCCACGACGGCCGTGCCGCTGGCGTCGAGCGACCACACTGGGGTCCGCATGAACCGCATGGCGGCCGCGAATTCGCAGCGCGTGGCCGCCAGCGCCACGAACTCGGCGCGCGGCACCGCCCACGTCTCCCCCCACGCCACCGCGGGCGAGGAGGCAAAGGAAACCGAGCGGGAGACACCCGGCAGCGAGCCCAGTGTGTTCCGCGAACTCCCGGTGCCGGCCGCCATGCACCCCGCCGCGTTCAACCCTGAGTTCCACGGCGCCACGGTCGCTGTCGTCACGCGGTACTCTGTACTCGTGGACGTAACGACCATAGCCGAGAAGCAGCGCGGGTCGGCCGCCGCCGGCGTGAGTACCACATCACGCAGTGAGCCACCGTTCACCAGCTCCGTCACCACGGCGCGCGCCTGGACCGACGACAGGAAGAACAAGGTCGTGACCACGACCCACGCCGCGATCCCCGTGAAGGGGCGTGCCGCCGGGGACACCGCACGCTGCAGGGCCATCCCGACGAACGCCATGATCGTGACGCCCAAGGCGACGGGGGGCGAGACTTGTCCGGCAAACCAGCAAAGCGCGAGGATCGCCACCAACGCCAGCAGCAACAGCACACGTCCGACAATGCGGCGCGGCCCCCACACGAGGGGTGGGATCGCCACGACCATCAACCATGGCTCCACGATGAACACCGCGTCGCCGTAGAACCAGCGATTGTCGAACGGCCAGAACGGATGCACACCGTAGCTATTCGTGAAGTCGAGTGCCAAGTGCGACAGCGTGCCGACGATTGCCAGCACCAGGAGCGCCCGCGCGCCAACCCTCGAGACAATCGCCGACGAGGCATCCGCCCGCTCGCGCCCCTTGAGGCCATGCTGCCACCACCAGCGCGTGATCCACCACAGCACCACCGCGCTCACCAGGGCCCAGACCACCGTGTGGGTGTGCCCTCGGTGATGCAGCAGGTAGCCGAGCTTCCCCATCGCCACCATCGGACCCGAGTACACCAGGTCCGCGTCGGGGAACTCCGCCGCCGCGATGCCCAGCACCACGGCGGCCCGACGGAATTGGGCGAGTGACGGTGCCTCCGCCCCCGAGGAGGAGGCGCGCCCGATGCGACGCTGTACAGACGAGACGGTGGCATCGGCCATGAGCAGGCCGGCCAGAGCGTGTGTGACGTTATCCACGCGTGGTACTTGAGCGCTCGCCTGCTGGCTGTCAACCGACCGCCAGGACGTTCAGCGAAGACGTGTGGGGCGGTACACGGTGACCTTCGACCCTTCGGCCACGAACATCGAGCGCGGCGGCACCGACAGCGGCGCCTCGAACGCCGGGCCGTACAAGCCGCGTACATCGGCATCGAACGAGGGGGCCGACGCCTGCCAGACCCGCCACGAGGGATGCGCGACCTGATACTCCACGGTACTGCCATCCCGCTGCGGCGTGTAGCCCCAATAATGCTCGGCGATGAACTCGGGCTCCGAGCCGGGCACCAACGGCGCCGGCTCGCCAACAGCCGTGACGCTGACCTGCTGATGCTGCGCGTTACCGAACCAGCCGTACATCAGCCGGCCGGGGGACGACATGAGCGCGGGCGGCACTCGGCTGTGCATCGGCAACGCAGAGTAGGGCTCGTTGTAGAACAGCCGCGCCGTGTAGGCGATCGCTGCCCGCGGTACGAGTTCGCGCACGAATACCACGCCGCGGCGGGCCGCGCCATCAGGCATCAAGCGCTTCACGTAGAAGCGCAGATTGACTTCGTCGAAATCGCGGTGAAACGGCACCGGTACGCCCAGCACGCGCGTGTCGAGAAAGCGGAAGCCGACGATGCTCGCCAGGGCGCGCCCCTCGAATAGATCGAGCACCGTGTGCCTCGGCACAAGCGGCTCGAGCACGGCCGACGGGATCTCGTAGTTCAGCATCACGAGATAGCGCCATTCGGCGGTCAGAAACGGTCGGCGGGCGACTTGATCAGGTGTGGTCACACCAGATCAACCCGCCCGCCGTGTCTGCGTTCCCGCCGACGCTCACCCACGAGCTACATCGCCGTCTTCACCGCGTTGCCAAGGGTGAAGCGCGCCAGCCATTCATACTCACGCTTCATGCGGTCCATCTGATGATAGTACTCCGTGAAGCCGTGTCCCTCGCGCGGATAGAACACCAGCTCAGTAGTCTTGCCGCGATCCTTGAGCGCGCGATAGAACTCCATCGGCTGACCGATCGGCACGCGCTCGTCGTTGCCGCCATGCAGAATCAGCAGTGGCGTGGTGACGTTGTTGCTGTAGCTGATGCCCGAGCGCTCGAGATACTTCCGGATGTTGGCGTTCACGATCGACCCGTCGTACTGGGGATCGCCGAAGAAGGTATTGATGTACCCCGGAATGTCCGTCGTGCCCGCCATCGACAGCAGCGACGGCAGTCCGGCGCCCATCATCGCGGCCTTGAAGCGTCCGGTCTGCGATACTACCCACGACGTCATATAGCCGCCGTAGCTCCAGCCTTCGAACGCCATGCGCGTGGAATCGGCGATGCCGCGCTTGATGAGCTCATCAACGCCGGTCATGATGTCGCGATAGTCGCCACCGCCCCAGTCACCGGTGTTGGCGTGCATCCACCATTCGCCGTACCCGGTCGAGCCACGCGGATTCGGATAGAGCACCGCCCACCCGCGCGCGGCGTACGTCTGCCCGGGGCTGGTGCCGCCCTTGAATCCGTTGGTGTGTGCCCCGGTCGGACCGCCGTGCGCCGACACGACCAGCGGCACGCGCGCGCCCTCGCGGTAGCCCACCGGCAACAGCAGCACGCCTTCCACCTCACGGCCGTCCTTCGACTTCCAGCTGATGACGCGCGACGCCCCGAGGGTGCGCTCGCCGAGCCAGGCATTCGTGGTGGTGATGCGCGTGGGCGTTCCACTGCCGCTCTGCACGTACACTTCGCCCGGCATGTCGGGCGAATCGAGTACCATCGCCAGCTTCGATCCGTCGCTGTTCGCCGAGAGCCCTTGCACGAGCACGTCCTTCGTGCGCTTGCTGTAGCTCTTGCTGGCGAGGTCGTACGCGTACAGTGAGTTCCACACGCGATCGCTGGCGGTGAACCACAGCTGCTTGCCATCGGGCGACCAGCGGAGCGCGCCCGGACTCACATCGAAATCGGCGCGGGCGTGGTTGGTAAGCGCGCGCGTGGCGATGTCGAACGTGACCACGCGCGCGTTCCGCAGCGTGCGCGGCATGATGCCGTCCTTGTGTGGCGCCATCTCGTGCGGCAGCATTGTGAATGCCAGCATCTTGCCATCGGGCGAGAACTGCGGTGCCGTTTCCGCGTCGTTGGTCGTCGTGATCGCGTCGAGGGCGAGCGAGGCCACGTCCACCACATACGCGTTACCGCGTTCGTCGCGGATCATCGGCGTGGGCGATGCACGGAAGCCCAATTTCTTGCCGTCGGGCGACCAGTTGGGCACGCCGCTCACCGTGTACGCCCCGGACGTGACCTTGCTCGCCTTGCCCGACGCCACGTCGACCACCCAGATGTGGTTCAAGCGGAAATCATCTTCGTACACCTTGGGGTCGTCGCGCCGGCGAAGCTTCG
This genomic window from Gemmatimonas sp. contains:
- a CDS encoding DUF2071 domain-containing protein, with protein sequence MTTPDQVARRPFLTAEWRYLVMLNYEIPSAVLEPLVPRHTVLDLFEGRALASIVGFRFLDTRVLGVPVPFHRDFDEVNLRFYVKRLMPDGAARRGVVFVRELVPRAAIAYTARLFYNEPYSALPMHSRVPPALMSSPGRLMYGWFGNAQHQQVSVTAVGEPAPLVPGSEPEFIAEHYWGYTPQRDGSTVEYQVAHPSWRVWQASAPSFDADVRGLYGPAFEAPLSVPPRSMFVAEGSKVTVYRPTRLR
- a CDS encoding S9 family peptidase; the protein is MSRRFCSSAVLAAAFVAAPSLVPSLARAQSKGLDESDIMRLKSVGGVAMAPDGARVLYAISAWEHPNAKGDTALGDRHERRSHVFMVSAAGGAPRQLTFGERGESQAQWSPDGRTISFVAARGTGTSDDAPKPQIWLLPADGGESRQLTTVRDGVSSYVWSPDGSRIAIVTTDTLTRDHEAKLRRRDDPKVYEDDFRLNHIWVVDVASGKASKVTSGAYTVSGVPNWSPDGKKLGFRASPTPMIRDERGNAYVVDVASLALDAITTTNDAETAPQFSPDGKMLAFTMLPHEMAPHKDGIMPRTLRNARVVTFDIATRALTNHARADFDVSPGALRWSPDGKQLWFTASDRVWNSLYAYDLASKSYSKRTKDVLVQGLSANSDGSKLAMVLDSPDMPGEVYVQSGSGTPTRITTTNAWLGERTLGASRVISWKSKDGREVEGVLLLPVGYREGARVPLVVSAHGGPTGAHTNGFKGGTSPGQTYAARGWAVLYPNPRGSTGYGEWWMHANTGDWGGGDYRDIMTGVDELIKRGIADSTRMAFEGWSYGGYMTSWVVSQTGRFKAAMMGAGLPSLLSMAGTTDIPGYINTFFGDPQYDGSIVNANIRKYLERSGISYSNNVTTPLLILHGGNDERVPIGQPMEFYRALKDRGKTTELVFYPREGHGFTEYYHQMDRMKREYEWLARFTLGNAVKTAM
- a CDS encoding alpha-L-fucosidase, translating into MSLSRRHFLTQLTAAAAIGRLGAVPSLGLQSRPRPTPPQLAWQRDEFAVFVHFGVNTFTDREWGDGTESPSIFNPTRLDARQWVRAAKAAGAKSMVLTAKHHDGFCLWPTATTTHSVASSPWRSGSGDVVREFVDACRIEGVKPGLYCSPWDRNHPAYGDSARYNNVYMAQLTELLTRYGALHEVWFDGANGEGPNGKRQSYDWPRTWALVRKLQPGAIMFSDAGPDVRWIGNERGVAGETHWSTIRPESVPYIGASGDDVIASLQHGHPDGSVWRPSETDVSIRPGWFYHPAEDATVKSVEDLVQLYFTSVGRNSKLLLNVPPTRDGLVHDVDVARLAAMRASLASLFAHPLSVRHSAWRTDGARAGVRTIQLRAPQSVSLLDMREPISQGQRVSSWSVSTTGSRPQLLASGTTIGHRQLRRIPRITVSSLTLRVETVDIVQPVEVNLFA
- a CDS encoding metal-dependent hydrolase; this translates as MDNVTHALAGLLMADATVSSVQRRIGRASSSGAEAPSLAQFRRAAVVLGIAAAEFPDADLVYSGPMVAMGKLGYLLHHRGHTHTVVWALVSAVVLWWITRWWWQHGLKGRERADASSAIVSRVGARALLVLAIVGTLSHLALDFTNSYGVHPFWPFDNRWFYGDAVFIVEPWLMVVAIPPLVWGPRRIVGRVLLLLALVAILALCWFAGQVSPPVALGVTIMAFVGMALQRAVSPAARPFTGIAAWVVVTTLFFLSSVQARAVVTELVNGGSLRDVVLTPAAADPRCFSAMVVTSTSTEYRVTTATVAPWNSGLNAAGCMAAGTGSSRNTLGSLPGVSRSVSFASSPAVAWGETWAVPRAEFVALAATRCEFAAAMRFMRTPVWSLDASGTAVVADARFGIGGGGFAGLSVAPGTGCPLTGKWIPPWVAPRADVLAPGH